One bacterium genomic window, GAAGGTCAAGAAGGGGGAGACGTTCCAGGTGCTGGTGCGGATGGGGCAGGACTACGTCCATCCCGACCTCGAGGAGCACTACATCCAGTACCTCCAGCTCTACAAGGGGGACAAGCTGCTGGCGACGGCGATCTACAACCCCAAGGCCTCGACCGCCGGCAAGGACCCCGCGTCCGGCCACCAGCAGGCGGCGTTCT contains:
- a CDS encoding dethiobiotin synthase — translated: MPKINLPTDITPEMKEAKKDYLDRHTPHVVAPAKVKKGETFQVLVRMGQDYVHPDLEEHYIQYLQLYKGDKLLATAIYNPKASTAGKDPASGHQQAAFFVSLDAPAKFSAMSYCTLHGLWVSEEVHVEVE